Proteins encoded together in one Neisseria lactamica window:
- a CDS encoding DNA polymerase III subunit delta' produces the protein MIYPWHNEQWRQIAEHWERRPNAWLFAGKKGIGKTEFARFAAQALLCENPSPDHRACGACASCHFFEQGSHPDFYEITPLSDESENGRKLLQIKIDAVRKIIDNVYLTSVRGGLRVVLIHPAESMNVQAANSLLKVLEEPPPQVVFLLVSHAADKVLPTIKSRCRKMVLPAPSYEEASAYLRERGVEEPEEFLAFHSGAPLFEEADGVRALRAGLLDILAEPRLLKILDYAALFEKEGLPLAVFVEWMQKWLADLGLCLHNMKPAYYPSYEARLLQTASGFSPRNVFAAEDMLKRLAPYGFHTLNVKMQIESLLIDYLELKKGKG, from the coding sequence ATGATTTATCCGTGGCATAATGAGCAATGGCGGCAGATTGCGGAACATTGGGAGCGCCGTCCCAATGCTTGGCTGTTTGCCGGCAAAAAAGGCATAGGGAAAACCGAGTTTGCCCGCTTTGCGGCGCAAGCATTATTGTGTGAAAACCCGAGTCCGGATCACCGGGCTTGCGGGGCTTGTGCTTCTTGTCATTTTTTTGAACAAGGCAGCCATCCGGATTTTTACGAAATCACCCCCTTGTCGGACGAATCCGAAAACGGGCGCAAACTGTTGCAGATTAAAATCGATGCCGTCAGGAAAATTATCGATAACGTGTATCTGACTTCGGTACGGGGCGGTTTGCGCGTGGTACTCATCCATCCTGCGGAAAGTATGAATGTCCAGGCCGCCAACAGTTTGTTGAAAGTGTTGGAAGAACCTCCTCCCCAAGTGGTCTTTTTGCTGGTCAGCCACGCGGCGGACAAGGTTTTACCGACCATTAAAAGCCGCTGCCGGAAAATGGTTTTGCCTGCGCCTTCCTATGAGGAGGCATCGGCATATCTGCGCGAAAGGGGCGTGGAGGAACCGGAAGAATTTTTGGCGTTCCATTCGGGCGCGCCGCTGTTTGAAGAGGCGGACGGTGTCCGTGCGTTGCGGGCCGGACTGTTGGATATTTTGGCAGAACCGAGGTTGTTGAAGATTTTGGATTATGCCGCCTTGTTCGAGAAGGAAGGGCTGCCGCTTGCCGTGTTTGTCGAATGGATGCAGAAATGGCTGGCCGATTTGGGTCTGTGCCTGCACAATATGAAACCTGCCTACTATCCTTCTTATGAGGCCCGGCTGCTTCAGACGGCATCCGGTTTTAGCCCGCGCAATGTGTTTGCCGCAGAGGATATGCTGAAAAGGCTCGCCCCTTACGGGTTTCATACTTTAAACGTTAAAATGCAGATTGAATCTCTGCTTATCGATTATTTGGAATTAAAGAAAGGGAAAGGGTGA
- a CDS encoding PilZ domain-containing protein, translating into MSDGQNIPVKMMSLKLQEMSLLYKSYMPFLEYGGLFVQTDDVLSIGEDILLAVEILNYPKLFLPTQVAWINPARTSSKPKGVGLAFTKHENCLKLKDQIEVELGSVLGSGKPTFTM; encoded by the coding sequence ATGTCAGACGGACAAAATATCCCGGTAAAGATGATGTCGTTGAAATTGCAGGAAATGAGCCTGCTTTATAAATCATATATGCCGTTTTTGGAGTATGGCGGTTTGTTTGTGCAGACCGACGACGTGCTTTCCATCGGGGAGGACATCCTGCTTGCCGTGGAAATTCTCAATTATCCCAAATTGTTCCTGCCGACACAGGTGGCGTGGATCAATCCGGCGCGCACTTCTTCCAAACCCAAAGGGGTGGGGCTGGCATTTACAAAACACGAAAACTGCCTGAAGCTCAAAGACCAAATCGAAGTCGAGTTGGGCAGCGTGCTCGGCAGCGGCAAACCCACGTTTACGATGTAA
- a CDS encoding TatD family hydrolase has product MYIIDSHCHLNFEGLKERLPEVLSNMEENGVGQALAISVSRQSFAEVSAIAEAHGHIYCTIGVHPDSKEAEEFSIAEMVAAAASPKVVGIGETGLDYYWCKGDLSWQHKRFADHIEAANQTGLPVIVHTRDAAADTLSILKECRVNSGVIHCFSEDIGFARAAMDLGLYISFSGIVTFKNAPLVQEAAKYVPDDRILVETDAPFLAPVPKRGRQNEPAFVRHTAEHIAKLRNQTLEQVAAYTTENFYRLFKKVPDMRAG; this is encoded by the coding sequence ATGTATATCATCGATTCTCACTGCCACCTCAATTTTGAAGGTTTGAAAGAACGCCTGCCCGAAGTTTTGTCCAATATGGAGGAAAACGGCGTGGGTCAGGCGCTTGCCATCAGCGTCAGCAGGCAGAGTTTTGCCGAAGTGTCCGCCATTGCCGAAGCGCACGGACACATTTACTGCACCATAGGCGTACATCCCGACAGCAAGGAAGCCGAAGAATTTTCCATTGCGGAAATGGTTGCCGCAGCCGCCTCGCCGAAAGTGGTCGGCATAGGCGAGACGGGTTTGGATTATTACTGGTGCAAAGGCGATTTGTCTTGGCAGCACAAACGCTTTGCAGACCACATCGAAGCCGCCAATCAAACCGGACTGCCCGTTATCGTCCATACGCGCGATGCGGCGGCGGATACCTTGTCTATCCTGAAAGAATGCCGGGTTAATTCGGGCGTTATCCACTGTTTTTCCGAAGACATCGGTTTTGCCCGAGCGGCAATGGATTTGGGGCTTTACATTTCTTTCTCAGGAATCGTTACCTTTAAAAACGCACCCTTGGTTCAGGAGGCGGCGAAATACGTTCCGGACGACCGCATTTTGGTGGAAACCGATGCGCCGTTCCTCGCCCCCGTTCCCAAGCGCGGCAGGCAGAACGAGCCGGCTTTTGTGCGCCATACCGCCGAACATATTGCCAAATTGCGGAATCAAACATTGGAGCAGGTTGCGGCATATACGACGGAAAACTTTTACCGGCTGTTTAAAAAAGTGCCCGATATGAGGGCAGGTTGA
- a CDS encoding RNA-guided endonuclease InsQ/TnpB family protein: MIIRKAFKFEIMPNGEQISKMKQFCGCSRFVFNQALVWQNEQYGQDNSVKFSYTKIANLLPEWKRELTWLKDCHSQVLQQSLKDLESAFKNFFQKRSGFPKFKKKGLKENFRFPQGCKLEQQNNRLYLPKIGWIRYRNSRDVVGEIKRGCTR; the protein is encoded by the coding sequence ATGATTATACGCAAAGCCTTTAAGTTCGAAATCATGCCAAACGGCGAACAAATCAGCAAAATGAAACAGTTTTGCGGCTGTTCCCGTTTTGTCTTTAATCAGGCGTTGGTTTGGCAGAATGAGCAATATGGGCAAGATAACAGTGTCAAGTTCAGTTATACGAAAATAGCCAATCTGCTGCCCGAATGGAAACGTGAATTAACCTGGTTGAAAGACTGCCACAGTCAGGTTTTGCAACAGTCGTTAAAAGACCTTGAAAGCGCGTTCAAAAACTTCTTTCAAAAGCGTTCCGGCTTCCCGAAATTCAAGAAAAAAGGCTTGAAAGAGAACTTTCGCTTTCCGCAAGGCTGCAAACTGGAACAACAAAATAACCGCCTGTATCTCCCGAAAATCGGCTGGATTCGCTATCGCAACAGCCGCGATGTCGTCGGCGAAATTAAAAGGGGCTGTACTAGATAA